The genomic DNA CGTACCAGGAACTTCTCGCTCGTCCTCTACCATGACAGCAAGCTCACAAAGCGCTGTAGGAAGACCTGTAAGTTGATTAATTTCTGAAACCACTTTTTCCGACCAATCTGTTCTAGACTCAGCAATATCTTCGCGCTACTTAAAATCTAGGCAAAGTTGGGTAAACTTAGGCAGACATGAATCCAAGCACAGAGATTCACTAAGGATTTTAGGAGTAGAATAATCTTTGCCTGCTAGCTTCCTGCTCTCTTGAGAACTCTGGCTAGTAGGCTTGACTCCAACCCTGACTCTCATCCCAAAGTAGCTATGCCTACGGCAACCCTTAACTAGCTTTGAGATACGCGCCCAATAAGACCACACGTGCTTATTCACATCCACTGGCGCGAATAAGGCGTTACAGAATCTAGGCAACCGCTCAGAGAATCGAAGACCACGACGAGCGAGTACTAATGCTGCGGAAGTACCCGAATTTAACCCGTACAAACTCATGTATTTAACCATGCCAATAAGCGAGGAATAGGCAGGGTTAACATCTATAACTTGAATGGCTGCACTTTTAGCTTTGGAATGAACTAGCTCTGAAAACTTACTATAGGCAAATTGTGAAAGCGTTCTGGCGTAACGTTTGCCGCTTTCTCTTAGTCTGTTTTTCTTGTTGGCAAAATCCAACTTCTCAATCACTATAGGACATTGATACTCAACAGCTAGATCTATTATCTGTCCGATGGATTCACTTAAGATATGTGTCGCTTGTCCTGATGATTTGCCTTGTAAATCGATATTAATTTGACCATGTTTAGCCAGATTTCCTTCGCTATCACAATAAGTCCAGGCAATATTATCAACATTCAAATCGATACCAATTGCGCCATTATTTTTGTGGCTAATCCAAGGCAGATCGGGCAATTCAACAGTTGTATGGAGATACCATTTACTATTTTTCTTGACAAAGCGATGAGTTACAGCTTTTTCTGTACCATTGCGATAGCTCAAGCCTCGCTTATGTCGCGTTGGAGACAAGGCAATATCTACAAAGGTTTGACCATAGTTAAACTTAACCCCATCACAATTAATGTGAGAACCAAACTGCTTTAACATACATGGTGGCACTGTAATTGTTAGCTGCCCAGCGCTAGTAACCCGACAAAGTTGGTTTCCACCTTGATAGGTTTTTGAGCCAACCATCATGAAATTAGATTGGCGGTTGGCTCTCCAATCAACTAGCCATTCATCATGACTAGCATAGCCATTTGCATCCAAGTTAAATTGTGCTTTGAATAATCTTTTAGTTCCAAAGCACAACCCGATATTTTTATCCTGTAATGCTTTTAGGTTGTGCTGCTTAATAGCTAGCCTGCGCTTTTGCTGATGGATAATGAATTTATCTTTTTGAGTAATCTGCTTTTTTTGGAGACGCTTTTTAATCGCAGATTGAATACTTTTGATAGTAGATTTTAAGTCTTTAGCCTGAGTCTTTCTAAGTTCTTTTATTCCTTGCTGCTTACCTTTGAGGTTGTGGTAGACATTACGAGTTGTGGTGCTATCTACTTTGTATTTAGACTGTAGAGACTTCTCAATACTGGCTATTGGTTCGCCACGCATTAATGCTACGTGCATATTTTTTTCAACAGCCGAATATATCTCGCTCATTTGGTCGAGAAATGGGTAGATTGATTCGGGTAATACAGTTTGATATGTAGGCATAAATATATTATCCCGAATTTTCTTTACTTATTTTAACTAATTTGCTCAGGTTTTCTTCTAAAAGTATTACGTTTTTACGACTTCTCATACTGTGCAGCTTCGCACTAAAGACAGTAATTATTTCTAAAACGTTTTTAACTAATTCCTCTTCAGGAGAACTGTCTGGAGTTTTATTAAGTATCACTACTTTTACTCCATACAGTTCACACATTGAAAACACTAACTCGCTGCCAAACCTAAGCAATCGATCTTTGTTAGTCAAAACTAATCTAGATACTTTACCTTCTACTAAAAGAGACAGTAGCTTATTAAGTCCTTTCTTTTTATAATTAACGCTTGAACCAATGTCTTTGAGAGTCAAGCAGTTTTGCCATTTGTTAATCTCAGCATAGGTTTCAAGTACTGCTATCTGTCTGTCTAAATCTTTCTTTTGTGGGCGAGTACTAACTCGACAGTATAAAACTGTTAATCCCTCTGTTGCTTTGTCTTTGAGAATTGTTGTTAAGTCATATCGTCTGTGACCACTTTCTGTTCTTTCTGGAATCAGCTTTTTCTCTTCTTCCCATCTCCGCAAGGTGTCTGTAGATACTCCCAGTAAATAAGCAGCTTCAGATCTACTTAACTTAGGCATTTTACAATATATATAGTATTGCCTAAGTTTATCTAAGTTTTAGACGTGCTGCCCGTAGCCGATCGCTCTTCGCTTCTTTAAATAAAACTTTTCCCAAGCGTTCGGTTTCAATCCAGCCTTTAGGGATAATGCCGTCTAATTCTTCGTTTATTTTTACTAGAGAAGCTGGGACAGAGATAATTCCATAATTATGGTCGATCATTAATTGGTTGATAATCAGGTTCAGAGGAATAGCAGTTTCAATAGAGGCAGCATTATAACCTTTTTAGGGATAATTACTGTTTCGTTCATTCTTTGGCCCTTGATTAAATTACTTTGTTTACTGTTACCGCGCGGACGCGGATGCGGTCAGCGCGACGCGATCGCCTTCCACGGTGACAAACTACTAGATCTTGCTCTTGTTTTTCTCTTCTTGTTTTCTTGTCTTTATATCTTATCTCATCTTTCTATCTTTTATTTAACTTTTGACGGATAAAAGTCAACTATCCGATTCTCGAAGTTAGATGTCAAGAATCCCCCAGTAGAGTGACGTTAGGAGCTTACTGTCGAGGTTGAGAAAGAGTATTCTTACTCAAAAGCCGCCGTGCGTTGGCGGGGTTCTCCTCAGTGCGATAAGGACAAGCCCCCGAATTCATTCGGGGGACAGCGCCTTGACTATAGAAGAACTGAAGCCGAAGCCCAAATCAATCATGCTATCGATCTGATTATGGAGTACAACCAAGCGTCAGGTAGAAATCATCAAGACAAATTTAGAATAGGCATGGGAGCTTTAAGAAAGATGACCAAACGTGGTTGTCGAGTCATTGAAAGAATAATTGAAAGTAGAAATGATGAGATTGAAAAACATCAGTTGCTAAATCCAAGGCACAATAATAAAGGGTTTAATGCTATTTCAATTGATGCCGCGATTCCTCTAGATTAATTATTTATTTGGGAATACTAGATAGAAATCAAGTTCCCATGATATGCAAGCCAAGCTATTCCTATTTTATTTACGCTTCCGTAAGCCAATAATTATAATCTCTGCCCTATTAGCTGCTGCCATCATTGGCTTAGATAACTGGCAAAGATACAAATACAGAACAGCCGACTATACACCCTGGACTTTAGAAACAGTAAATAGTGGCTCAAGTTTTACTGTGACTCGTAATGATGAAACTAAGATCATCAATTTATGTGGCGTAAATGCTTCTGGAGATAAAGCTAAGAACTATTTGCACTCAGTAATTAATCTTGGTAATGGCACAGTAGAGCTTGAGCAAGTTGGCGATCGCTATGAAGCTTGGATACTGCTAGACAAAAATTACGATGTTGAGTTAGTAAAACAAATTTCAGCTCGGCCTAACTATCTTATTGAGCAGCAGATTCACTTGAATACTTGGGTTATAGAAAACGGTTATGCCAAACAAGATCGACAAAGTTCTCATACCTGTAGAAAACCAGAACATTTAACTTGGGCAGAGAAGGTTGCTCAAGAAAATGGGTTGGGAATTTGGCAGGGCAAACAATCAAATTAGGACGCTCAATTAATTTACTTGGCTGACCGTGATAAGTAACCAAAACTTCTTTTTTAGCGCGAGTAGCTGCAACGTAAAGCAAACAGCGATCGCTATTTATTTATTTGTTGTGCGACGCTGTTATTTTAGCTGTTAAATTTGGGCATATTTGTAAGTACATAGATATTTTATATAGATATTTAATATGGTTAACTCTGCTGTGCTTGCGCCAGGAGCTAGAATTGTTATACGCGATTCTGAATGGTTGATACGTAAAACTCTTAAAGCTTCAGCGGGAAGTAGAGTAGTCATAGAAGTCGTTGGTGTTAGTAATTTTATCAGACACGAAACAGCACAGTTTATAGCCGAGCTAGAAGAAGATTTAGTTGTCTTAGATCCCAAAGAAATAAAGTTAGTTGCTGATAATTCTTCTGGTTATTTAAAATCACTATTATTCATTGAAGGTAATTTAAAACAGACTGCGCCTACTGACTCTAATCTCTACATTGGTCATAAGGCAGCGATGGATATTTTGCCTTTTCAGTTAGCTCCTAGTTTAAAAGCTTTAAAAATGCCTCGTCAACGGCTATTAATTGCCGATGCGGTTGGGCTTGGGAAGACTTTAGAAGCAGGTATTTTAGTCTCGGAATTAATTCGACGGGGAAAAGGAAGACGTATTTTGGTGGTCACGACTAAAAGTATGTTGACCCAGTTTCAAAAGGAATTTTGGTCGCGGTTTACTATTCCTTTAGTACGTTTGGATTCAGTAGGTATTCAAAGAATTAGATCGCGTATTCCAACTAATCACAATCCTTTTAATTACTACGATAAGGCAATTGTTTCAGTAGATACTTTGAAACAGAATAGGGAGTATCGTACCTACATCGAAAACGCTTATTGGGATGTTATTGTTATTGATGAAGCGCATAATGTAGCGCGTCGGGGAAAAGGTCAAAGTACTTCTTTAAGGGCGAAATTAGCCGAAAGACTGGCTACTCGTTCTGATAGTTTAATTATGCTGTCGGCTACGCCTCATGATGGTCGAGCAGAAAGTTTTGCTAGCTTGATGAATATGCTCGATCCCACGGCGATCGCATCCGAGCAAGACTACAGTAAAAGCGAAATTCGCGATCTCTATGTCCGTCGTTTTAAAAAGGATGTCAAGGATCAGTTAGCTAAGAATTTCCCCGAACGAAGCGCGATCGCAATTGCTGCCGATGCTTCTAGTTTAGAAGAGTCAGCTTTTGAAATACTAGATAGTTTAAAACTCCTTTCGATTAATAAGAAGGGGAAAGCAGGGATGTTATTTAAGACAACTTTGTTGAAAGCAATGTTGTCTAGCCCGATGGCTTGCTTGGAGACAGTTGTTAAACGCATTAAGAAAGTAGAGAAAAACGGTGATTCGCTTACACAAGATAAAGATATTGCTGAGTTAGAAGAATTCAAGTCTGTCTTAGAAGAAATTACTGCTGCGGAGTTTTCTAAGTATCAACAGCTATTGTCTGTCATCAAAGGTAAAAGCAAAGATGAGTTTGCGTGGAAGGGGAAATACTCAAAAGACCGTATTGTTATCTTTACCGAGCGTTTGGAAACAATGCGCTTTTTGGCGAAGAATTTAGCTGAGGATTTGTCTCTTAGCAAAGAAGCGATCGCAACATTAGATGGAAGTATGTCTGATGTAGATTTAATGGGCATCATCGAAGATTTTGGTAACGAAAAGTCTTCTTTAAGGTTATTGATTGCTACGGATGTAGCTTCAGAGGGAATCAACTTACATTACCTATCCCATCGCTTGATTCACTTTGATATTCCTTGGTCTTTGATGGCTTTACAGCAACGTAACGGGAGAATCGATCGTTATGGACAAGAGGAACAGCCACAAATTCGTTATTTGTTAACTCGTTCTAATAATTCTCGGATGGATGAGGTTGAGAGAATTATTCAGGTGCTATTAGTTAAAGACGAGCAAGCAGTTAAGAATATTGGCGATCCTTCAGTCTTTATGGGGGTGTTTGATGTTGATGAAGAAATAAGGATTGTCAGTAAAGCTATTGAGTCTGGGACATCGGCAGATGATTTTGCTAGTTCCCTCGAACCAAAACAGCTAGCAGATGATGATTTTGATTTCTTTGCTTTATTAGATGAGCCTGTTGTGGAGAAACAGGAAGAAGATGGCACAGAGACAAGGGAAGAGTCAGAGATTGGTGAAATGCCGAGCTTGTTTAAAGATGACTTTAGCTATGTCGTGGCTGCATTAGAGCAGTTTAAGCAGGAGCAAGACTTACAGTTATCTGTTCTCGAAGACGAACTCTTAATTGAGTTGACTATGCCGAAGGAGTTACGCGATCGCTATAAACGCTTTCCTAGAGAGATTTTACCTGAGAAAAATGAACCTTTAAGGTTATCGGCAGATAAAAAAGCGATCGCGACTGACTTAGAAGAAGCCAGACGCGCTGAAGATAGTTGGTCTTCTTTGCAATATCTTTGGGAATTACACCCGATAGTTACTTGGCTCAATGATAGGGGAGTAACTTTATTTGGTCGCCATCAAGCACCAGTAATTACTTTAAGGGATAATTTAGCACCCCAAGAAGTTGTATTTATTATCTCTGGAGTAATTCCCAATCGTCGGGGACAACCGTTGATTAACAAGTGGTTGGGGGTAGTGTTTGAGAAAAATAAGTTTGTCAGAGTAGAAGAATTTACCGCCACACGCGATCGCTCCCTTTTAGGCAAAGAACCAATTCCCAATACCAATCAAGAGGTAGACGAGTCTTTATTAGAACTGCGATCGCAAGCTGTAGAGGAAGCGACTAAAAATATCCTGGCAGCAGATAAAGAGTATAACGATTGCATTAATCCAAAGTTACAAGAACAATACGATCGCTTGGAAAAATGGCGAGGAAAGTCTTGTGAGCAGCTTGAACTGCCGACAGTTAATACATATAACATTGCCAAAAGTAAAAAAGAAAAAGAGCAAAATCGTATTCAACGTACTTTTGAAGATTATTGGAATTTTGTACAAGAAAGCACCACGACTGAAAAATCACCCTATATCAAGATTGTCGCTGTTTTAAGAGGTAGTGGCTAATAAGTAATTCCGAACTCGTTACTTATTACTTATTATTCATTACTTAAAAAGCATGGCTGTTTTAACTGGAATTATCAACGAGAATGAATTTTATTCCCACCATTATCTTGATGCTATTTTACATAACGATCTCAAAGAGGTTGTTAAACGCTGGAATGAAGAAGCAGAAACAACAGGAGATAAGTCCCCACCAAAAGCGATCGCATCTCTAAAAGTTGATTATTGTAAAACTCGCAGTCAGATTAGCCAGGAAAAAGACGTTCGAGAGCAATTATTGCTTCAAAGGCAATGGTTATGTAAGTTTTTCTCTGTACTGGGTTATGAGTTTAAACCGACGGAGAAAGTTGTAGAAGACGATGAAATAATTCCTGTAGTTGCCGAGGTTAGTAAGAGTAACGGACAGCCTTTACTGTGGATTATTGAGGCTATTTCCGAGACAGAAGAAGCAGTTGATGTCTTATCTCTTAGCTTAAATGAAAATCAGTTTGAAAGCGATCGCTCAGAGCAACATCTAAATCCCGAACTACTCAACATTGACTTTGAAGACTTAATTTCTGACTATATTTTTGCTCAAGACGATCCGCCTCGTTGGATTATTTTGGCTGGTATGCACCAAGTAGTTTTGCTAGATCGCTTTAAGTGGAATGCTTCGCGGTTGTTGCGTTTTGACCTAGAGGAAATTCTTGCCCGTCTGGATAATAATGCCCTGCAAGCTAAGGCGATTTTACTCCATCGCGAACATACTTGTCCTAGTGAGGGAACAGCTTTACTAGATGAGTTGGATGAAAATTCTCACAAACACGCTTTTTCTGTCTCCGACGATCTTAAGTATGCGCTGCGGGAGTCGATTGAGTTATTAGGTAATGAGGCGGTTTGGTATAAGCAAAATAAGCTTCATGAAGGAGTATTCAAAGGAAAACTGGATGAAGGACAGCTAACTCTAGAATGCCTGCGGTATATGTATCGCCTGTTGTTTCTCTTTTACATCGAGGCGCGTCGAGAATTGGGTTATGCGCCGATGAATTCGGATATCTACCGTCAGGGGTATAGTTTAGAGTTTTTGCGTAATCTCGAACAAGCAGAGTTACGCACTACGGAAGATACGGAAGGCTATTTTATTGATGCTTCGATTACAAAGCTGTTTAAATTGGTTTGGGAGGGATTTCCTGAAGGTGATGAGAATTTTAGTCTTAATTTAGAGCAGAAAGAAATTACCCACGATACTTTTGAACTAAAAGCGTTGAAAAGTCATCTCTTCGATCCTGCGCGTTTATTTCTACTCAATAAAGTCAAGTTTCGTAACGTGGTTTTGCGTCGCGTAATTGAGTTAATGTCTCTTTCTAGAGCGAGTAAAGGTAAAAGAAGAGGGCGTATTTCATATGCCCAGTTGGGAATCAACCAATTAGGTGCGGTTTACGAAGCTTTACTCTGCTTTCGGGGGTTTTTCGCGGAAGAAGATTTGTATGAGGTTAAGTCAGCCAAAGAGAAGACTACTGATGAATTAAAGGTGGCTTATTTTGTTAAGTTACCAGATTTAGAAAACTATACCGAGGAGGAACGAGTTTTTAATGATGACGGTACGCCGAGATGTTATCCCAGGGGTACTTTTATCTATCGTTTAGCGGGACGAGATCGCCAAAACTCCGCTTCTTACTATACTCCCGAATCTTTAACTCGTTGTTTGGTCAAATATTCCCTCAAGGAGTTACTCAAGGATAAAAAGGCTGATGATATTCTCAAGTTGCGTATTTGTGAGCCAGCAATGGGGAGTGCTGCGTTTTTGAATGAAGCGATTAACCAATTAGCCGAGGCTTATTTAGAATTCAAACAAAAAGAATTAGATCGACGTATCAAACAAGAAAATTATCTGCAAGAAAAGCAGAAAGTCAAAATGCTGTTGGCGGATCGTAATGTGTTTGGCATTGACTTAAATCCCGTCGCGGTTGAGTTGGCGGAAGTATCTTTATGGCTCAATTCTATTTATCAAGGGGCGCACGTACCTTGGTTTGGAATGCAGTTACACTGCGGTAATTCTTTAATTGGGGCGCGTCGTCAAGTTTACGACACCAGTTTAGTTCCTCAAAGTAACAGACACAAAAACTACTGGTATGATAACGAACCCAAACGAGTTTTATTAACAGAAGAATTACCAGTTAAGACTATCTTTCATTTCCTGTTACCCGATCCAGGAATGGCTAACTATACCGACAAGGTAATCAAACAATTAGCACCAGACAATATCCAAAAGATTAAAGATTGGCAGAAGGAATTTTGCAGAGAAGCTTACAGTGAATTTGAAATCGAACAGTTAGTTAGCTTGAGCAAAAAGATCGATCAACTTTGGCAACGCCATGTCAAAGAACAGCGTAAGATGCGAAACCGCACCACCGATCCTTTATCTGTTTTTGGTCAGGAGGATGATGAGCTAAAACGTAGCAGCTTGAGCATGAAAGATAAGATTGTGGCTCAAGAAAGAATGTCCGAAGGTGTGGGTAATTCCAGTGCCTATCGGCGATTAAAACTGGTGATGGATTATTGGTGTGCTTTATGGTTTTGGCGCATCGAACAAGCCGATTTATTACCTAGCCGTAGTGAATATTTGATGGAGCTTGCTGTCATTTTAGGAGAAATGCCCATCGCCCCTGAAAAACAGTTAGATATTCCTTTATTTCCTGAAACTACACCCCCAGAAGAAGCCAAAGAATTTATTGCTAAATATGGTTCGGTAGATTTAAAAATGCTTTGTAGTCGCTTTCCGCGATTGCAGTTAGTAGAAGAAATAGCCAAAGAAAAAAGATTCTTTCATTGGGAATTAGAATTTGCCGATATTTTTGCCGATAATAATGGCTTTGACTTTATTTTAGGTAATCCACCTTGGATAAAAGTTGAGTGGAAAGAAGGTGATGTTTTAGGTGATGCCGAACCTTTATTTGTATTACGAGGTTTTACTGCTAGTAAGCTAGGAAAATTAAGAGAAGAAACTTTGACTAAATATTCTCAATTAAAACCTGATTATTTTAATGTTTATGAAGGTTTAGAAGGTACGCAAAATTTTCTTAATGCTTTTCAAAACTATCCTTTATTGGTCGGTCAAAAAGCTAACTTGTATAAATGTTTTATTCCTCAAAGTTGGTCAAAGAGTCATAAAAAAGGGATACAAGCTTTCATTCATCAAGAATCAATCTACGATGATCCAAAAGGTGGTATTTTTAGACAATCAATTTATCAACGCCTTAAAGCTCATTTTCAATTTATTAATGAGTTACAACTTTTTCCAGACATCGATCATCACAATAAATATAGTATTAATGTTTATGGAGAAAAGTCGAAAACCGTATTTTTTAAAAACATATCTAATTTATTCTTAACTAAAACTATTGATGCTAGTTTTGAACATGATGGTAAGGGTAATGTTCCAGGAATAAAAGACGATGAAAATCAGTGGAATACAGATAATCATCTTAAAAGAATAATTGAGATCGACGAACAAAAACTAAAATTGTTTGCTCAACTTTATGATGGAGAAAATATACCTGCTTTACAAACTCGCCTTCCAGCACTTCATTCTCAACAATTATTAAGTGTATTAGAAAAATTTGCAATTCAACCTCAAAAATTAAGTCATTTAAAAGAGAACTACTTTAGTACATCTTGTTGGAATGAAGTGAATGCTCAAAATGATGGAATTATTAAGAGACAAACTTGTTTTCCTAGCTCAACAGAACAATTAATTCTTTCGGGTCCTCATTTTTATGTTGGTAATCCACTGAACAAAACACCAAGAGAAGTTTGTACCGCAAATAGCCATTATAATGTTTTAGATTTAACAAGTATTTCCAATGAATATTTACCACGAACTAATTATTTTCTTGCTTGCACTAAGGAAGAATATCGAAGCAAAATACCTCTCGTTACGTGGGTTGAAACGACAACAAATCAATCCAAAAAGTTTACAGAGTATTATCGTTTAGCTTTTCGAGGGATGCTACCTCCTGGCAATGAAAGAACTTTAATCGGTTCAGTTATACCTAAAGGTGTGGCACACATTAATGGCTGTAGAAGTTATGCTTTTGCCGATCAATATATTAATCAATTAACAATTTTTGGCTCTTTTACATATTCTATAGCTTATGACTTTTTAGTTAAAACGACAGGAAAAACAAATCTTCATCAAATACTAGATGATTTTCCATTAATTTACGGTACTTGTTTTGATAACAGTTTAAAAATCCGTTTCTTAACACTTTCTTGCCTAACCACTCACTACGCTGAACTTTGGGAGACGAGCTACACCCCAGAATTCAATCAAGACACCTGGACAAAACAAGACCCCAGATTAAATAACCAATTCTTCCACAACCTAACCCCAAATTGGCAAAGAAACGTTGCCCTCCGCACTGACTACAAACGCCGACAGGCATTAGTAGAAATAGACGTACTCGCAGCAATGGCATTGGGTTTAACCCTAGACGAACTAATCACCATCTACCGCGTGCAATTCCCCGTGATGCGCCAATACGAAAAAGATACCTGGTACGACCAAAACGGGCGCATTGTCTTCACTTCTAGTAAAGGACTTCCAGGGGTAGGCTTCCTTCGTACTGCACCCAGAGGCGAAACGGGTTGGGAAGATATCAAAGATATGAAGACGGAAACGGTAGAACGCACTATCGAAGATAACACCCTACCAGGAGGAACAGTTACCAGAACCATTGTTTATCAGGCCCCATTCGATCTTTGCAATCGCGAGGAAGATTACAAGATTGCTTGGTCAGCTTTTAAACAAAGATTCGCTAATCAGGAGGTTAAAGCATGATACCATCCGTTCTTGCCTCCGAAATTCAAGCCAGTATTACAGACTTCCTCAAGACCGAATTTCGCTCATCTTCTCCTGGTTTTGAGGATTTAATCGATCGCTTTTTGGCAGAACCAGAAGCCATCTTTAAAGGACCATATTTATCTACCAGTTTGCCTTTTAGATCGGGAACTGCGGGAGCTAACTATTTTCCCGACGTACCGATGGCTTTTCCTCCCCACCGACATCAAGAGCAGGCGTTCGGGCGACTGCAACACCCTAACTATCAGTCAACTATTGTCGCTACTGGGACGGGTTCGGGTAAAACTGAATGTTTTATGCTGCCTATCCTCGATCATTGTTTTAAATATCGAGGCGAACCAGGTATCAAAGCAATCCTAGTCTATCCGATGAATGCTTTGGCTACCGACCAAGCAAAAAGATTAGCGCAGCTAATTTGGCACAATTCTAACCTTAAAGGTTATGTTACGGCGGGTTTATTTGTGGGGGAAAACGAACGCGAACCTACTTCAGTAATGACAGAAACGGGAGTAATTACCAGTAAAGATATTCTGCGCCAACGTCCCCCAGATATCTTGTTAACCAACTATAAAATGTTGGATTATCTGTTAATTCGTCCCAAAGACCGGGGTTTATGGGTGGGTAATAGTCCCGAAACTCTGCGTTATTTAGTTGTAGATGAAATCCATACCTTTGATGGCGCACAGGGAACGGATTTAGCCTGTTTGATTCGTCGTCTCAAGGCTCGTTTGCAAACACCCGCGAATTATTTGGCTTGTGTGGGAACTTCAGCAACTTTAGGCGGAAATAAAGACACGGGGAATGAATTAATAAGCTATGCGGGAAAGATATTTAATGAGACATTCAATAATAACTCTATCGTTACCGAAGATAGGTTAAGTGCAGCAGAGTTTTTAGCCGATGCCTTTATCGATCCTCAACCAGTACCCAGTCCAGATTTACTAGACTCGTTACTACCGCAAAACTATGAGAGCGTAGAGAAGTATATCCGCGCTCAATATCAACTCTGGTTTAATTATCCCCTAGAAGATGATTGGGATGAAACAGACTGGCGCATCGATTTAGGCGATCGCTTGAAGTCTCTTCCCATCGTTCATAACCTGCTAAAAATCCTTTCAGGCAAACCAACTTCCTTGCCTTCTCTATGGACGCAATTGAGTCGTAAAATGCGTCTGCCAAATAGTACGGATACAACCTATCAAATTGCTTTATTTACTAGCCTAGCTGCTTTATTTTCCATTGCACGAGACATCAATAACCGTCCTTGGGCTAATATTCGTATACAGCTATGGCTGAGAGAATTACGGCGTATGGTAGCTGATATAAGCGATCGCCCTGCACTAACTTTTGCTGACGATCTGACTACGGAAGAATCGGGGAAAAGCTTACCTGTAATTCACTGTCGTGAATGTGGGGCTACTGGTTGGGGAAGCTTACGGCGCAAACAAAATGACCAACAGCTAGATTGCGATCTCAGAGCTTTTTATACGGCATTTTTTAATCGTAATCCTTTAACTGCTTTTGTTTTTCCCATTAAAGACAATGAAAAATACGAAACGGACATCTCACTGGGGCGAGGCAACCTCGCCCCCCGTGTCCTTGAGAAAGAAAGAATTGAAAGCAAGCTATGCCAGGACTGCTTGAGGTTAAATATTTCCAAAGCTACTTACTGTCATACCTGTAATGGGAAAAACTTACTTTCGGTTATCGAACCGAATATGGTGCAAGAGAAGAGTAAAAACGGCTCTAAATGGCGAGAAACCAGTCATGATTGCCCCTTCTGTAAGGCTAAGAATAATCTAGCTATCTTGGGTTCTCGTGCTGCTAGTTTGGCTAGTGCTGCTATTGGTACGCTGTTTGCTTCTACCTATAACGACGATCGCAAATTAATTACCTTTTCCGACTCCGTACAGGATGCTGCCCATCGCGCTGGTTTCTTTGCTGCCCGTACTTTTAGGACTACTTTACGTACCGCTATCAAACAGTATTTGGATGAACGGGGTAATGACAAAT from Pleurocapsa minor HA4230-MV1 includes the following:
- a CDS encoding IS200/IS605 family accessory protein TnpB-related protein, with protein sequence MPTYQTVLPESIYPFLDQMSEIYSAVEKNMHVALMRGEPIASIEKSLQSKYKVDSTTTRNVYHNLKGKQQGIKELRKTQAKDLKSTIKSIQSAIKKRLQKKQITQKDKFIIHQQKRRLAIKQHNLKALQDKNIGLCFGTKRLFKAQFNLDANGYASHDEWLVDWRANRQSNFMMVGSKTYQGGNQLCRVTSAGQLTITVPPCMLKQFGSHINCDGVKFNYGQTFVDIALSPTRHKRGLSYRNGTEKAVTHRFVKKNSKWYLHTTVELPDLPWISHKNNGAIGIDLNVDNIAWTYCDSEGNLAKHGQINIDLQGKSSGQATHILSESIGQIIDLAVEYQCPIVIEKLDFANKKNRLRESGKRYARTLSQFAYSKFSELVHSKAKSAAIQVIDVNPAYSSLIGMVKYMSLYGLNSGTSAALVLARRGLRFSERLPRFCNALFAPVDVNKHVWSYWARISKLVKGCRRHSYFGMRVRVGVKPTSQSSQESRKLAGKDYSTPKILSESLCLDSCLPKFTQLCLDFK
- a CDS encoding IS607 family transposase, encoding MPKLSRSEAAYLLGVSTDTLRRWEEEKKLIPERTESGHRRYDLTTILKDKATEGLTVLYCRVSTRPQKKDLDRQIAVLETYAEINKWQNCLTLKDIGSSVNYKKKGLNKLLSLLVEGKVSRLVLTNKDRLLRFGSELVFSMCELYGVKVVILNKTPDSSPEEELVKNVLEIITVFSAKLHSMRSRKNVILLEENLSKLVKISKENSG
- a CDS encoding thermonuclease family protein, with product MQAKLFLFYLRFRKPIIIISALLAAAIIGLDNWQRYKYRTADYTPWTLETVNSGSSFTVTRNDETKIINLCGVNASGDKAKNYLHSVINLGNGTVELEQVGDRYEAWILLDKNYDVELVKQISARPNYLIEQQIHLNTWVIENGYAKQDRQSSHTCRKPEHLTWAEKVAQENGLGIWQGKQSN
- a CDS encoding DEAD/DEAH box helicase, whose amino-acid sequence is MVNSAVLAPGARIVIRDSEWLIRKTLKASAGSRVVIEVVGVSNFIRHETAQFIAELEEDLVVLDPKEIKLVADNSSGYLKSLLFIEGNLKQTAPTDSNLYIGHKAAMDILPFQLAPSLKALKMPRQRLLIADAVGLGKTLEAGILVSELIRRGKGRRILVVTTKSMLTQFQKEFWSRFTIPLVRLDSVGIQRIRSRIPTNHNPFNYYDKAIVSVDTLKQNREYRTYIENAYWDVIVIDEAHNVARRGKGQSTSLRAKLAERLATRSDSLIMLSATPHDGRAESFASLMNMLDPTAIASEQDYSKSEIRDLYVRRFKKDVKDQLAKNFPERSAIAIAADASSLEESAFEILDSLKLLSINKKGKAGMLFKTTLLKAMLSSPMACLETVVKRIKKVEKNGDSLTQDKDIAELEEFKSVLEEITAAEFSKYQQLLSVIKGKSKDEFAWKGKYSKDRIVIFTERLETMRFLAKNLAEDLSLSKEAIATLDGSMSDVDLMGIIEDFGNEKSSLRLLIATDVASEGINLHYLSHRLIHFDIPWSLMALQQRNGRIDRYGQEEQPQIRYLLTRSNNSRMDEVERIIQVLLVKDEQAVKNIGDPSVFMGVFDVDEEIRIVSKAIESGTSADDFASSLEPKQLADDDFDFFALLDEPVVEKQEEDGTETREESEIGEMPSLFKDDFSYVVAALEQFKQEQDLQLSVLEDELLIELTMPKELRDRYKRFPREILPEKNEPLRLSADKKAIATDLEEARRAEDSWSSLQYLWELHPIVTWLNDRGVTLFGRHQAPVITLRDNLAPQEVVFIISGVIPNRRGQPLINKWLGVVFEKNKFVRVEEFTATRDRSLLGKEPIPNTNQEVDESLLELRSQAVEEATKNILAADKEYNDCINPKLQEQYDRLEKWRGKSCEQLELPTVNTYNIAKSKKEKEQNRIQRTFEDYWNFVQESTTTEKSPYIKIVAVLRGSG